The uncultured Bacteroides sp. genomic sequence GCCTACCAAAAGAACAGAAAGATTGGGAACGTCTGCTTTTTATGATGGATTCTACGACAATCAGCCTGTTTGACAATATTCTTAAGGGCGTTGGTCGTCATCCAAAAAGCGGAAAGAAGAAAGGCGGTCTAAAAGTTCACACTGTAATGCGCTATGTAGTAGGTGTCCCTATGGTTGTTCAGCTGACATCCGCAGCCAAACACGACCATTACCTGCTCAAAGAGGTTCATTTACCCAAAAACGCTACTCTCGCAATGGATCGTGCCTATATTGACTATGCACAATTCCAACGGTTGACTGAAGAGGGTGTCTGCTATGTTACAAAAATGAAGAAGAACCTGATATACAAAGTGTTGAAATCCACCACTTATGTCAATCCAAAAGGTTTGGTAACGCATACCGACCAGCATATCATCTTTGAAAAAGGCGACTTGCGACATACTTCCAGGCGAGTAGAGTTATGGAGCAAGAATAAAAAGAAATCCGTGGTATTGCTAACTAATAATTTCGAACTCTCAGTTGAGGATATTGAAGAAATTTACAAGCGGAGATGGGCTATTGAAACTTTATACAAACAGCTTAAACAGAACTTTCCACTACATTTTTTCTATGGTGATAGTGTCAATGCCATAGAAGTGCAGACATGGGTAGTTCTCATAGCTAACTTGCTGTGTACAATCATGCAACGTAAACTTAAAAGACACTGTTCTTTCTCTAATTTGGTTACCATAGCTAGACTTATGCTAATGTACTATGTCGATTTTATAGCTTTTCTTGAAAAACCCGAAAAGGATTGGGAATATATTCTTCAAAAAGCCAATTATGAACCTCCAAATGTTGAACCCGTATTAGAATTTGATTTTGAATAAGAGGGCTTACTTTTATAAAAAACATTCCGAACCTCCATTTTATAGGAGATTCGGGTGATTCTTTATGCTTTTTAAAGTTTTACCGGACAGCAATAATTTCATTTATATAATAAAATATTATTTATTGTGTGTTAATTTACTCAGTTATTTCTCTCGAAGCTAGTTGCTCTTTGGCTTTCATCTCCTTGTATTTATTCAATACATGCTTGCGGCTGTTTATTATTTGCCAGCGATACACCCAACATGTAGTAAGGAAATAAAAACCAGCCTGCAACCACAAGGCCTGGTATTCACGGGTTACTTCATTTAATGTTGCTCCCATATTGTTGATTCTCACAAAACCATTGATTCCGAAAGTAGAAGGGAATATGTAAGATACATATTTCCAGAATGCGGGTACGGCTGCTCCCGGCCATGAAATTCCTGAAATGAATAAAAGAGGAAGTGACGTGAATACAAAAATCAGCATGCAGGTCTCTCTGTTACGAATGGCAATGGAAGCAGTCATGGCAAAGAAGATGCAAGCTGCTAAGTAAGGTAACATAAACAGAGTTAACACATCAGGTTGTCCAATCTGGTTCAGACTAAAAATACGGGGAACTACGCACAGTACATAAACGGAGATTATGGAATAAACCATGAAGTAGCTTAGCCCTTTTCCCATAACAATTCTTAGGGTACCGTTATAATGCCGGTTAATAGGAACCAGATCTTTAAATCTGTTATGTTCACGGGCCGTTCCTGCTGAAAGTCCTATACCTAATAATAATGTTTGTTGTATCAACAAAATGAGTACTGCAGGAATCAGAAAGGCGGCAAATCCATTTTGAGGATTAAATAGAGCCACATTATCGTAGTCTATAGGGCGGGCAGTTATTTCGTCTTGCCGATTAGTTGTATTTCCTGCATGACTAATCTTGATGTTCTTATTCATATCCAGCGAAACAGCTGTGGCAGAAAGCAAAATACCTTTGTAATAAAGTAATCCACTCATATCACAGTAAAGGCTCACTTTAGTTTGTTTGCCTAGTGCTATATCACTGCTAAAATTACCTGGAACATATATTACGCCATAAGCTTTTCTTTCTCTCATCATCTGTTTAGCTTCTTCCATGTTGCTGCAGTAAGCTTTCACTTCTACATCGGCAGTAGCATCAACCTTCCGGATAAATTCACGGCTTAATGAAGAACGAGAATCATCAACAACTAGAACAGGAACTTTTCGCACCACCTCATTTGTGTATATGAATCCATATATTAAAGGATACATCAGTGGCACGAGAATAAAGAAGATCAGAACTCCCTGATCTCTGAAAGTAGTTCGGAATTCTCTTTTCCAGATATAAAACAAATCTTGAATTCCTTCTGATATTTTGTGTTTAAAAGTTGCTTCTTTCATTATGGCATATATTTATAATAAATTAAAGCATTCTTTAGTCGTTGCATTACAGCAAATGGTAACATAATAAATACTAGTAATGCCATATAGTTGGTCCATGAATATACCATACTGTATCCGTTCAAAGCCTGATCTACGTAAATTAAGAAATAGTGTCTTAATGGAAATAGGTTAGAGAGCGCCTGAAGTACTGGGTGCATAGCCATAACAGGAAATGAAAATCCTGAAATAGAAAAAGAGATAACTCCCCAAAGCGATGCAAAACTTAATCCAAGACGCAGTGTAGGAAAAGTTCCGATCATCACTACTCCACAAGCCTGCGATGCAAGAACCAAAAGGAGCGAAGCAAAATCATTGGTAGAATGCCGCTGTTGCACGGGAAATGCAAATATCCATAGAGGTAGGTATTATAGAAAATACTCATCACGAAGAATATTATAGTTTGCGGTATCAGCTTTCCTGCTAATGATATATAGATGGAACTATTACCTAACCGCAGCCATTCTCTGGCAGTTTGGTCTTTAATTTCTTCTCCTATAGAATAGACTGTAGTCATGAATATGAGCAACATTAATATTCCGGGAACAAGTGTGTTGCATAGATAAACAGAATAATTGAGCCACGGATTATTTAGCGGGTGAGTGTCTATCACTATTGGTTGCAGTGCAGCCACAGCTTGTTTTTCTGTGGCACCTTTAGCATAAAGTGTGGCACGAGCTACAGCACCACCTGCCAGTTCCGACATCATTTTCATGTCTTTGAAGAGCAAGGAACCTGCTATCAGATAGGAATTATTTGTGTAAAAGGATATTTTAGGCTGGCGACCACTGATTGCTTTTGAAGCCAGATTTTTAGGAATATAAAGAATCCATAGATATCTCCTCGCTGCATGGCTATTCTTGCTTCATCAAAACTCTCGTATCTGGCTACAATATCTGTTTGTTGAAATGCGTCCAGATTTCGGAGAATGGAACGGGAAGTAGATGAATTATCCAAATCAATAGCGCCAATTGGAAGGTTTGTTGGCAGTCCTGACCCCATTAAAGTAGTGAAGAAAATATAGCAAAAAAGG encodes the following:
- a CDS encoding IS4 family transposase — protein: MGKSINFTGQPVLSQLLKFIDKQKILDLSRTMGCERYVKSLDGYTHLVVMLFGVLKHFDSLRELEIGMLAQANKLQHLGIDYMVRRSTLAEANKRRSQDFFANIYSMLLEQYKPFLADSRLPKEQKDWERLLFMMDSTTISLFDNILKGVGRHPKSGKKKGGLKVHTVMRYVVGVPMVVQLTSAAKHDHYLLKEVHLPKNATLAMDRAYIDYAQFQRLTEEGVCYVTKMKKNLIYKVLKSTTYVNPKGLVTHTDQHIIFEKGDLRHTSRRVELWSKNKKKSVVLLTNNFELSVEDIEEIYKRRWAIETLYKQLKQNFPLHFFYGDSVNAIEVQTWVVLIANLLCTIMQRKLKRHCSFSNLVTIARLMLMYYVDFIAFLEKPEKDWEYILQKANYEPPNVEPVLEFDFE
- a CDS encoding ABC transporter permease translates to MKEATFKHKISEGIQDLFYIWKREFRTTFRDQGVLIFFILVPLMYPLIYGFIYTNEVVRKVPVLVVDDSRSSLSREFIRKVDATADVEVKAYCSNMEEAKQMMRERKAYGVIYVPGNFSSDIALGKQTKVSLYCDMSGLLYYKGILLSATAVSLDMNKNIKISHAGNTTNRQDEITARPIDYDNVALFNPQNGFAAFLIPAVLILLIQQTLLLGIGLSAGTAREHNRFKDLVPINRHYNGTLRIVMGKGLSYFMVYSIISVYVLCVVPRIFSLNQIGQPDVLTLFMLPYLAACIFFAMTASIAIRNRETCMLIFVFTSLPLLFISGISWPGAAVPAFWKYVSYIFPSTFGINGFVRINNMGATLNEVTREYQALWLQAGFYFLTTCWVYRWQIINSRKHVLNKYKEMKAKEQLASREITE